GCCGGCCACCAGCAGCCAGTCGTCCGGGCCGGTGGGGTGGATGTCCTCGACGATCGCACGGTTCTCCTGGTACGAGACGTGCAGGTCGCTGACGGCCAGCAGGCGCCCGCCGGTCGAGGTCCGCGCCAGGAGGTCGTTGTCGTTGCCGGGCGTCGTCGTCACTGTCAGCTCCTCAGCAGGTTGCCGCCGGGGACGGCCGCGAGCAGTTCGCGGGTGTAGTCCTCGGCCGGGTTCGCGAAGACCTCGGTCACCTCGCCGGTCTCCACCACGCGGCCGCCCTTCATGACGACCACGCGGTCGCTGACATGGTGCACCACTCCGAGGTCGTGGGAGATGAACAACAGGGCCAGATTCAGGTCATGTTGCAGATCCGCCAGCAGATCCAGGATCTGCGCCTGGACGGAGACGTCGAGCGCGGAGACGGGCTCGTCGCAGACCACGACGTCCGGGTCCGGCGCGAGCGCGCGGGCGATCGCCACCCGCTGCCGCTGGCCGCCGGAGAGCTCGGTGGGCCGGCGGTCCAGCAGCGCGGCCGGCAGGCCCACCCGGTCCAGCAGTTCGGTCACCCTGGCCCGGCGCGCCCGGCCGCGCGGCACCCCGGCCCGGGCGACGGCCTCGCCCACCACCCGCTCCACGTCGAACCGCGGGTCGAAGGAGCCCAGCGGGTCCTGCTGGACCGCCTGGATCCGCAACCGGGCGGCCCGGCGCCGCCGTTCGGGCACTCCGCTCCACGGCTCACCCGCGAAGCGGACGGTGCCGGCGTCCGGCTCCAGCAGCCCGAGGACGATCCGGGCCGCGGTGGTCTTGCCCGAGCCGGACTCCCCCACCACGCCCAGGGTCTCGCCGGCCCGCAGGGTCAACGAGACGTCCTTGACGGCGTCGTAGCCGCTGCCGTCGGGGGCCCGGAACCGCTTGGAGATCCGGTCCGCCTCGATCAGCGGCGGCGCCTTCACCGCCGGTTCCCCGCCGCGGGTGCGCAGCCGGACCGCGGCGGCCGGCAGCGCGTCGCCCGCCCCCGGGTGCCAGCAGAGCGTGCCCTGCTCGTCCGGCGCCGGCAGGGCCGCCCGGCAGCGGTCGTCGGCGGCGGCGCAGCGGGCCGCGTACGCGCAGCCCGCCGGGCCGGCGGCGGGCCGGTCGGCCGGCGGGGCCGCGAGCCGGGTCCCCTTGGCATGGGTGGCCGGCACCGCGTCCAGCAGGGCGCGGGTGTAGGGGTGGCGGGGGCCGGCCAGCACGTCCGCGGTGCGGCCGGTCTCGACGATCCGCCCGCCGTACATCACGGCGACCCGGTCGGCGAGCCTGGCCACCACCGACAGGTCGTGACTGATCAGCAGCAGCGCGGTGCCCTGCTCCTTGAGCCCGCCGAGCAGGTCGAGCACCTGGGCCTGGACGGTGACGTCCAGGGCGGTGGTGGGCTCGTCCGCGATCAGCAGTTCGGGGCCGCCGGCGAGGGCCGAGGCGATCAGGGCGCGCTGGCGCAGCCCGCCGGAGAGCTGGTGCGGGTACTGGGCGGCGCGCCGCGCGGGCTCCGGGATCCCCACGTCCGCCAGCAGCGAGAGCACCCGGTCGTGGGTCTGCGCGCGGGGCACCAGGCCGTGGGTGCGCAGCGGTTCGGCGACCTCGGCGCCGACCGTGCGCAGCGGGTCGAGCGAGACCAGGGCGTCCTGCAGGACGAGGCCGATCCGGCGGCCGCGCACCGCCCGCCACTGCGACTCGGTGAGCGCCGCGAGGTCCAGGCCGTCGAAGTCCAGCGTGCCGGCGGCGAGGGTGGCGCGGTCGCCGGCCAGGCCGACCAGGGTGCGGGCGGTGACGCTCTTGCCGGAGCCGGACTCGCCGACGATCGCCAGGCATTCGCCGCGGTCCAGGGTGAAGGAGACGTCCCGGACGGCGCGGACGTCCCCGAAGGACACGTCCAGGCCGGCCACGCGCAGCAGACTCATCGGGTGGTCCTCCTGGTGAAGCGGGCCTGCGCCCGGCGGCCGACCGCGTTGACGACGAGGGCCGTGAGGGTGATCGCGGCGCCCGGGAAGACCCCGATCCACCAGGCCGTCGCCAGGAACCCGCGCCCTTGCGAGAGCATCGCGCCCCACTCCGGGGACGGCGGCTCGGGGCCGAGGCCGAGGAAGCTGAGGCCGGAGGCGGCGATCAGCGAGGAGCCGAAGCCGACGGTGGCGAGCACCAGCATCGGGCCGAGCGCGTTCGGCAGCACGTGCCGGACGATCAGCAGCGGTCGCGGCAGGCCGAGTCCGACCGCCGCCTCGACGTAGCCCGAGCGGCGCACCACCAGGGTCTCGGCCCGCACGATCCGGGCGTAGCCGGGGATGAAGGCGATCGCGATGGCGGCCATCACGTTGCCCGAGCCGGTGCCGAGCACGATGACCGCGAGTAGGGCCAGCAGGATCGGCGGCAGCGAGAGCAGTACGTCGGCGAGCCGCATCAGGGCCTGGTCGGCGTACTTCCCGCCGAGCGCGGCGGCGATGCCGAGCAGGGCGCCGCCGGCCACCGCGAGCAGGGTGGCGCCGAGGCCCAGCAGCAGCGAGGGCCGGGCGCCGTGGAGCACCCGGGAGAACAGGTCGCGGCCGAGCTGGTCGGTGCCGAACCAGTGCTCGGAACCGGGGGCGGTGAGCGCGTGCACCGGGTCGGTCTCGATGGGCGAGGTGTCGGTGAACAGGCCCGGCGCCAGGGCGGCGAGCACGATCAGCGCGAGCAGGGCCGAGGCCAGCACCAGGGTGGGGCCGCCGGCCGGACGCGGCAGCCGGCGCCGGGGGCGGACCGCGGGCAGCGGCCGGGCGGCGGCCGGCGCCGGGGCGGTGTCGGGAGCAGTCATGGGATCAGCCGGTCCTCAGGCGCGGGTCGATGACGGTGTACAGCAGGTCCACCAGGGTCGACAGCAGCACGAAGACGAAGGCGGACAGCAGGACCACTCCGATCACCAGGGGCATGTCCTTGTTGGTGGTGCCCTGCAGGGTGAGCGCGCCGATCCCCGGGCGGGCGAAGACGGTCTCCACCAGCACCGCCCCGCCCAGCAGCGAGCCGGTCAGCCAGCCGACCAGGGTGACCAGCGGGACGGCCGCGTGCCGCAGCGCGTGCTTCAGCCGTACCGCGGTGACGCTCAGCCCCCGGGACCTGGCGGTGACCGCGAACGGCTGGCCGAGCGCGGCCTCCAGCCCCTCCCGCAGCACCTGGGCGAGCACGCCGGTCAGCGGCAGCGCCAGGGTGACGGCGGGCAGCACCAGGGCGGAGAAGTCCTGGTCGCCGGCGACGGGGAAGATCCGCAGCTGGAAGGAGAAGGCGGTGAGCAGCAGGATGCCGATCCAGTACGGCGGGCTGGAGACGGTCAGCAGCTCCAGCAGGGAGGCGACCGCCCGCAGCGCAGGCCGGCGGCCGGCCGTCGCCACCGCGGCGGTCACCGCGAGGACGACGGCCAGCACCAGGGCGGCCAGGGCGAGTTGGACGGTTGGCCGGAGCTGGTCACCGATCAGACCGGCCACCGGCCGCTGCAGCTGGTAGGACTCGCCGAGATCGCCCCGCAGCAGGTTGCCCAGATAGTGCAGGTACTGCAGGGCGACCGGCTGGTCGAGTCCGTACTGCTCCCTGATCTGCGCCTTGATCTCCGGGGTGGCCGCCGTGCCGGGTCCCAGCATCACCGTCACCGGGTCGCCGGGGATCAGCTGGAGGGCCGTGAAGGCGACCGTGGCGGCGCCGAGGAGTACCGCGACGGCGCCGGCCAGCCGCTTCGCGACGGCGCGGAACAAGGGTGCGGGGGTCATGTCACTTCCCGAGCCAGGTGTCGTAGAAGTTCAGCCAGGTGTTCGGGTCGGAGCGCAGCCCGTGCACGTCGCTGCCGGCGCCCGCCACCGCGGTGCGGACGTAGAGCGGCACGAACAGGGCCAGGTCGACGGCCTTCTTCTGGGTCTTGCTGTAGACGTCCTGCCGGACGGCCTTGTCCAGGGTCGCCTTGCCGGCGTCCGTCCAGGTGTCGAGGTCGGCGTCCTTGTAGAAGGTGGCGTTCTGGCCGCCCTTGCGGGGGTCGCTGGCGCTGTTGAAGTAGAGCCGCAGCACGTCCGGCTCGAACCGGGCCCAGCTGTAGTCGGCGATGCCCTCCTCCCCGGCGTAGACCTTCTTGATGTAGGTGCCGATGTCCAGCCGAGGGCGGGTGATCTCGACGCCGATCTTCTTCAGGTCGGCCTGGATCGCGGTGCCCAGGGTGTCGCGCTGGTCGCGGACGTACTCGGCGGGCATCAGCGGCCACTCGATCGTGAGCCGCTTGCCGTCCTTGGTGCGGTAGCCGTCCGCGTCCCGGGTCGTCCAGCCGGCCTGGTCCAGCAGGGAGTTGGACTGGGCCTGGTCGTAAGGCCAGCTCTTCTCCAGCGAGGCGTCGTAGTACGGCGTGGTGGGCGAGATCGGGCTCCAGGCGCGCTCGTACACGCCGAAGTAGACGCTCTTGACGTCGGTGTCCACGTCGATGCCGCGCTGGACGGCCTTGCGGACCAGCGGGTCGTTCAGCGGCGCCTGGGTGGTGTTCAGCACCAGGCCGTAGTTGGCGCCGGGCGTGGCCTTGGTGATCAGCTGGACCCGGGAGTCGGCCTTCAGGGTCTTCACGTCGGCCGGCGGAACGGCGTCGGCGACCTGCACCTGGCCGCTGTTCAGTGCGCCGATCCGGACCGAACTCTCGCTGAGGAAACGGACGGTGAGCTTGTCGAGGTAGGGCGCGCCCTGGTGCGCGGAGCCCTCGGGGGCCCAGTTGTAGGCCGGGTTCTTGGTGAAGACCGCGCTCTGGCCCTTGGTGTAGCCGCTGAAGACGAAGGGACCGGTGCCGATGTCCACCGCGCCGCCGGAGCCCAGCTTGGCGCCGTTCTCCTTGATCGTGGCCGGCGAGTAGAAGCCCAGGTAGGGGGTGCTGGCCGCCTGCAGGAACGGCGCGAACGGCTCGGAGAAGTTCACCTTCACCGTGTGCGCGTCGATGACGTCCGTACCGGTGTAGGGGCCGATCAGGCTGGAGGCGTACTGCGACTTGGTGTCCTTGGCCACGATCCGGTCGAAGTTGACCTTGACCGCCTCGGCGTCGAAGACCGTGCCGTCGGTGAACTTCACGTCGTCGCGCAGGTGGAAGGTGTAGCTCTTCAGATCGGCGGCGATCTCCCAGGTCTTCGCCAGCCAGGCGTGGAACTCGCCCTTGTCGTCCTGCCGGACGAGGGAGTCGAAGACGTTGCGCTGGATGGCGCCGGTGATGTCCTGCGAGCTGGCGTGGATGTCGAAGGACACCGGCTCGGTGTCCACCGCGTAGGCGAGCGATCCACCCTCGACGGGCTTGGCCGCGTCGCCGCCGGCGGCCGCCGAGCCGCCGCCGGAGCCGCACCCGGCGAGCAGCAAGGTCCCGGCCGCGGCGGCGGCGATCAGGGCGGACGGTCTGCGGACAGATCTGGGCATGCCGGTGACTCCGATGGTTTCAGGGTTTCCGCGTCGGGGGGATGATCAGAAACTAGCGATCCACCGCTCGCCGAAGCACCCCTAGCGGGCCCCTACCGGACCCTTAGTCACGGCCCCGGGCCCGACCCCTCCCTGCCCCGACCCCTCCCGGCCGGGGGCCGGGCCCGGGCCGGGCCGGGCCGTCAGTGCAGGCCGGCGAGCGGGTAGCGCGGGACGGACCTGCGGTAGGCGATCCGCCAGCCCGCTTCGGTGTGCACCAGCACGTCGAAGTAGTCGCCGTTGTGCAGACTGCCGTCGGGCAGGATCGCCAGGTAGCGGCTGCGGGCCCGGACGGTGCCGTCCTCGTCGACCGACAGCACGGTGTCCACGGTGTGGTGGTCCGGCGAGTGCTCGCCGAGGCTCAGGTTGAACTTCCGGATGGCGTCCAGCCCTTGGAAGACCGAACCGGTCCGGGCCAGTTCGATCGCGCCGTCCGCGGCGAAGACCTGGTCGAGCGCGTCGACCTCGCCGTTGTCGAAGACGTGCGAGAACAGAGCGAACAGCTGGCGGATCTCCGAGATCTGAGTGAGCGTCAGTTCGTCGGCCATGGTGACTCCTCGGTGAAGCGGGACGGGACAGGACGGGCGTGGGGGGACGGGTCAAGGCGGAGGTGGGGGGACGGGACTGCCCGGCCGGGAGGGGCCGGCCGGGCAGTGGTGCGGTGGGGCGGGGGTGCCGTGGGGGTGGGCGTCACCGTGGGGGCGGGGCGGTAGCTCCGGCGGGGCGGCCGGGCGGGGCCGGGAGGGTCAGTGCACCCCGGAGCCGGCCAGCTGGGTGATGATGCCCAGGCGGTCCGGCAGCACGTTGTAGCGCACGACCTTGCCGTCCTGGATGGTCAGTGTGCTGATGCTGAAGCCGCTGAACGGCTTGCCGGTGGCCGGCACCCCGAAGACCGGGCCCGCGTGGGTGCCCTCGATCCGCCAGAAGGCGATCACCCGGTCGCCCTCGGCCACCAGGTCCTCGACGGTGGCGCGGACGTCCGGCACGTTCGCCCAGAGCACCCGCAGGTGGCCGACGAAGTCCTCCCGGGTGCCCACGCCACCCGGGCCCACCACGGTCTCGTCGGCCGCGTCCTCGGCGATCAGCTCCTCCAGCAGGTCGATCCGCTGCTCGCTGACCAGCTCGTGGTAGTAGCGGCGGACCAGTGCCTTGTTGTCCTCGATGGTGCTCATGTCTCTCCTTCGTCGAAAAACGGATCGGTGGGCAGGCGGAAAGGGGAAATCAGGAGGTGCGGGCGGGCGGCGGCAGGATGCCGCCGTTGGCGCTCAGCCCGCCGTCGACCGGGACGGTCACCCCGGTCACGTACGAGGCGGCCGGGGAGGTCAGGAACCAGATCACCTCGGCCTGTTCGCGGGCGTCGGCCCAGCGCTGGGCCGGGATCCGGCTGGTGATCAGACGGGAGAACTGCGGGTCGGCGACCTGGCTGCCGGTCATCGCGGTCACCGTGCCGCCGGGCGCGACGGCGTTGATCCGGATGTCCTGGGCCGCGTAGTCGATCGCGGCGGCCCGGACCAGGTTGATCACGGCGGCCTTGGTCGCGTTGTAGCCCCAGGTGCCGGGGTCGCCGCGCAGCCCGGAGACCGAGGAGGTCGCCACGATCGCGCCGCCGCCGACCGCCCGCAGGGCCGGCACGGCCGCCCGGATGCCCAGCGCGACGCCGCGCACGTTGACCGCGAACAGTCGGTCGAAGCGCTCGATCGCCCCGGCCGACTCCAGCGGTCCGGCCCCGCCGATCCCGGCGTTCAGCACCGCCGCGTCCAGCCGCCCGAACCGCTCCAGGGCCAGCCGTACCGCGCCCTCGTTGGTCTCCTCGGTGGAGACGTCGCCGACCAGCGTCGCCACGCCGTCCAGCTTCTCCAGCTCGCCGAGACCGCGCTCGTCCACGTCGACCGCGACCACGTGGTACCCGCGCTCCGCGTACAGCCGGACCGTCGCCTCGCCGATACCGGACGCCGCGCCGGTGACCAGTACTACCGGGTTGACCATTCCTGTTCCCTCTTCTCGATCCACCGACCGACGGCGTCCGCCGTCGTCGGGGTGTGCTGCTCCAGCACGGTGAAGTGGTCGCCTGGGACGTCCACCACCTCGTGCTGGACGGGCCAGTACGCGCGCCAGTCGTGCCGCCCGGTCGGGTCGATCACGGTGCCGCGCAAGGGGGTGTCCGCCCGGACGGCCAGCGTCGGGGTGGTGATCGGCTCGGGGCGCCAGTCGGCGAAGACGGTGTTGTACCCGCCCATCGAGGTGAGGCTGGCGTCGCTCCAGACCATGTCGTACTGCTCGATCCGGTCGAGCATCCCGCTGAGCATGGCGGTCAGCCACCAGTCGCCCATGCCCTCCCGGACCGCGCTGTCGATCGGGTACGCGTCGATCAGTGCCAGACCCGCCACCGACCGGCCCTCCGCCTCCAGCCGGGCCGCCACCGCGTGCGCGACGCAGCCGCCCATCGACCGGCCGACGATCACGAACGGCCGCTCCTCGCCCAGCAGTTGCCGGACGGTGTCGACCTGCATCCGCAGATAGGTGTCGAGGCTGTCCGGCAGGTGGTCGCCCGGCGCCCAGCCGGGCGAGGGCAGCACGAACACGTCGCGCTCCCCCTGGAAGGTGTGGCCGAAGCGGGCGTACTCGTGCGGCCCCGAGATGGCACTCAGCGCCGGGAAGCAGACCACCGCCAACTCGCCCTCCCCCGAAGCCAGTCGGATCGGCGCCAGGGTGTGCGCGGCCCGCTCCTCGGCGGGGAACCGGGCCCGCAGCGCCGAGGCGACGCCGATCAGCGCGGAGGCCTCGGCGAAGCTGCCCTGCGCGGCGAGCGCCCGGTACAGCGCGGAGAGCGGGTGCTGCGGCTCGGCCGCCGGCCCGGCCGACACCGGCACGGCCGGCTGCTCGGCCAGGTCGCCCAGCAACTCCCGCAGGTGGGCGGCGAGCACGGCCGGGGTCGGGTGGTCGAAGGTGACCGTCGGCGGCAGGCGCAGGCCGGTCAGCGCGGTGAGGCGGTTGCGCAGCTCGACGGCCGAGAGCGAGTCCAGGCCCAGGTCGTTGAACGGACGGGCGGCCGTCACCCCCTCGGTGTCCGCGCCCAGCACGCCGGCCACCTCGGCACGCACCAGCTCCAGCAGTACCGCCTCGCGCTCCGGCTCGCCGAGCCCGGCCAACCTGGCCGGCAGCGACGGACCCTCCGCGGCGGCGGCCCGGACGGCCCGGCGGGCGGGCCGGACCAGGCCGCGCAGCAGCGCCGGAACGGGCTGCCCGCCACGCTGGACGGCGGCCAGGTCCAGCGGCGCCGGCACCAGGTAGGGGGTGTCCAGCAGGCTTGCCGCGTCCAGGAGTTCGGTGCCCTGCCGGTCGGAGATCAGCCGGACCCCGGCCCGCGCCGCGCGGCGCAGGTCGGCCTCGCCCAGGTGGGCGGTGACCCCGCTGGCCCGGGCCCACTGGCCCCAGGCGAGGG
The sequence above is a segment of the Kitasatospora sp. NBC_00240 genome. Coding sequences within it:
- a CDS encoding ester cyclase, encoding MSTIEDNKALVRRYYHELVSEQRIDLLEELIAEDAADETVVGPGGVGTREDFVGHLRVLWANVPDVRATVEDLVAEGDRVIAFWRIEGTHAGPVFGVPATGKPFSGFSISTLTIQDGKVVRYNVLPDRLGIITQLAGSGVH
- a CDS encoding ABC transporter permease — translated: MTAPDTAPAPAAARPLPAVRPRRRLPRPAGGPTLVLASALLALIVLAALAPGLFTDTSPIETDPVHALTAPGSEHWFGTDQLGRDLFSRVLHGARPSLLLGLGATLLAVAGGALLGIAAALGGKYADQALMRLADVLLSLPPILLALLAVIVLGTGSGNVMAAIAIAFIPGYARIVRAETLVVRRSGYVEAAVGLGLPRPLLIVRHVLPNALGPMLVLATVGFGSSLIAASGLSFLGLGPEPPSPEWGAMLSQGRGFLATAWWIGVFPGAAITLTALVVNAVGRRAQARFTRRTTR
- a CDS encoding SDR family oxidoreductase codes for the protein MVNPVVLVTGAASGIGEATVRLYAERGYHVVAVDVDERGLGELEKLDGVATLVGDVSTEETNEGAVRLALERFGRLDAAVLNAGIGGAGPLESAGAIERFDRLFAVNVRGVALGIRAAVPALRAVGGGAIVATSSVSGLRGDPGTWGYNATKAAVINLVRAAAIDYAAQDIRINAVAPGGTVTAMTGSQVADPQFSRLITSRIPAQRWADAREQAEVIWFLTSPAASYVTGVTVPVDGGLSANGGILPPPARTS
- a CDS encoding nuclear transport factor 2 family protein, with protein sequence MADELTLTQISEIRQLFALFSHVFDNGEVDALDQVFAADGAIELARTGSVFQGLDAIRKFNLSLGEHSPDHHTVDTVLSVDEDGTVRARSRYLAILPDGSLHNGDYFDVLVHTEAGWRIAYRRSVPRYPLAGLH
- a CDS encoding ABC transporter ATP-binding protein is translated as MSLLRVAGLDVSFGDVRAVRDVSFTLDRGECLAIVGESGSGKSVTARTLVGLAGDRATLAAGTLDFDGLDLAALTESQWRAVRGRRIGLVLQDALVSLDPLRTVGAEVAEPLRTHGLVPRAQTHDRVLSLLADVGIPEPARRAAQYPHQLSGGLRQRALIASALAGGPELLIADEPTTALDVTVQAQVLDLLGGLKEQGTALLLISHDLSVVARLADRVAVMYGGRIVETGRTADVLAGPRHPYTRALLDAVPATHAKGTRLAAPPADRPAAGPAGCAYAARCAAADDRCRAALPAPDEQGTLCWHPGAGDALPAAAVRLRTRGGEPAVKAPPLIEADRISKRFRAPDGSGYDAVKDVSLTLRAGETLGVVGESGSGKTTAARIVLGLLEPDAGTVRFAGEPWSGVPERRRRAARLRIQAVQQDPLGSFDPRFDVERVVGEAVARAGVPRGRARRARVTELLDRVGLPAALLDRRPTELSGGQRQRVAIARALAPDPDVVVCDEPVSALDVSVQAQILDLLADLQHDLNLALLFISHDLGVVHHVSDRVVVMKGGRVVETGEVTEVFANPAEDYTRELLAAVPGGNLLRS
- a CDS encoding ABC transporter permease — translated: MTPAPLFRAVAKRLAGAVAVLLGAATVAFTALQLIPGDPVTVMLGPGTAATPEIKAQIREQYGLDQPVALQYLHYLGNLLRGDLGESYQLQRPVAGLIGDQLRPTVQLALAALVLAVVLAVTAAVATAGRRPALRAVASLLELLTVSSPPYWIGILLLTAFSFQLRIFPVAGDQDFSALVLPAVTLALPLTGVLAQVLREGLEAALGQPFAVTARSRGLSVTAVRLKHALRHAAVPLVTLVGWLTGSLLGGAVLVETVFARPGIGALTLQGTTNKDMPLVIGVVLLSAFVFVLLSTLVDLLYTVIDPRLRTG
- a CDS encoding ABC transporter substrate-binding protein — protein: MPRSVRRPSALIAAAAAGTLLLAGCGSGGGSAAAGGDAAKPVEGGSLAYAVDTEPVSFDIHASSQDITGAIQRNVFDSLVRQDDKGEFHAWLAKTWEIAADLKSYTFHLRDDVKFTDGTVFDAEAVKVNFDRIVAKDTKSQYASSLIGPYTGTDVIDAHTVKVNFSEPFAPFLQAASTPYLGFYSPATIKENGAKLGSGGAVDIGTGPFVFSGYTKGQSAVFTKNPAYNWAPEGSAHQGAPYLDKLTVRFLSESSVRIGALNSGQVQVADAVPPADVKTLKADSRVQLITKATPGANYGLVLNTTQAPLNDPLVRKAVQRGIDVDTDVKSVYFGVYERAWSPISPTTPYYDASLEKSWPYDQAQSNSLLDQAGWTTRDADGYRTKDGKRLTIEWPLMPAEYVRDQRDTLGTAIQADLKKIGVEITRPRLDIGTYIKKVYAGEEGIADYSWARFEPDVLRLYFNSASDPRKGGQNATFYKDADLDTWTDAGKATLDKAVRQDVYSKTQKKAVDLALFVPLYVRTAVAGAGSDVHGLRSDPNTWLNFYDTWLGK